Below is a window of Lacibacter sp. H407 DNA.
TCAAGGTTTCACCTTTAATTGTAATAGTAGATCCGGTTACATCTTTTTTGCGTTGTGTGCCATAACCGATAACAACCACTTCTTCAAGTGCTTCGCCACCTACTACCAGATCAATGGTAATGGTGGTCTGGTCGCCGATGCGAACTTCTTTGTCAGCATAACCTACCGCTGAAACTACCAAGGTGTTTCCTCTGGAAGCACTGATCGTGAAGGCACCATTATTATCGGTGGTGGTTCCTTTGTTGGTTCCTTTAAGAGTGATCGAAGCACCACTTAATGGAGTGCCATTTTCACCGTTCACTGTACCTTTTACAGTAATGTCTTGAGCTGATACCTGATTTGGTATGAGCAATACCTGTAACAGGATCGCAAATACAAAAGCAGGAAAATTTGCCGCCAGTTTTTTGAATAGGGGCAAACTGATTTTTTTCTTTGGCATAGTCAATTCTAGTTTTGAGTTTAACAGTTAAATTATGAGCAGTGTGAAGAGAAAAAGTAATGCGATCCTATGGGTCAGGATGAGGGAAATAAATCAAGGAAACAAAGTGCTGTTGCGGGAAGTCGTGACTGACAGGCGTATTATACAATAGAGAAACTGCACTCGAATGCAAAGACCTGAATTTGTCTTTGAAGAAGGCAGTCGTGAAAATTACACGCAAGGCAATCAATCTTCTCATATCAGCAGTTATCGTTAAACCACAATCCGATTGGTGTTGGATGTGGTGATTTTAAGTTGCAATCGGTTGCATAAACCTCTAAAAAAATAGCATTAAATCCAGTTAATGCCGCAAAGAATATTTTCTTCGGTGCTCAATCTTTATTAATTGATTAAATGAAAAAATTTCCTCTCTAGTGAAATGCAAATAAAGCGGCAGAGTACACTTAAAACTACCCTGACTACTTAAGTTCCGAAAGCTAATGTAGGAATTATTTTTAAAAATGCAACCGATTACATTAATTTTTTAAAAAAACTTCTACCTTAGAGCGATCAACCATATTTTTCTTCTGCTTCTAAGATGCATAAAGATGTAACTATTTACGACCTTGCCCGTGAGCTTAACTTATCGCCTGCTACTATCAGCAGGGGGCTAAAGAAGAGCAATGCCGTTAATGATGATACTCTGGCCCGGATATTAAACAAAGCAGAAGAGATGGGCTACCGTCACAACAACTTTGCCAGTAGTCTCCGCAACAGACGAACACAAACCATTGGCGTCATCGTTCACCGGATGAATAGCTATTTTATGGCAACGGTGGTGGCCGGCATTGAAGATGTTGCGAGGAAAGAGGGATATCATATAATCATCACGCAGTCATTGGAAAAAAAAGAGTTGGAGAAAACGAATGCTCAAACTTTGTTCGACAAACGAGTGGACGGTTTACTGATTTCTCTTGCATTCGATACCACTGATCTCACACATTTGGAGCCCTTCTTTGATAAACATATTCCGGTAATTTCCTTTGACCGGCCGTTACCCTCTGATAAAAGTGCCTGTGTAGTAATTGATAATTATCAGGCCGCCCACAATGCGGTAACCCATCTAATTGCGCAGGGATGCAGTCGCATTATGCATATTGGCGGAAATTTATTGAGAGATGTTTATGCAGAACGACTCAGGGGTTACAGGCAGTCGCTGGAAGATAATAACATCGCCTACGATGAACATCTTGTTTTTATCTGCGAATTGAATGAGCAGGATGGCATCGATGCCGCCAACTATATTCTTTCATTAAGCATGCGTGAACGACCAGATGCCGTATTTTGTGCTAACGACGTTTCGGCTGCATACTGCATGAGTCGGTTAAAAGAGCATGGCATTAAAATACCGGAAGAGATTGCTTTTGTTGGGTTTAACAACGATGCGTTAAGCAGAGTGATCGAACCAAACTTAACAACGATTGATAACCCGGGTTATGCGATTGGCGAAGCGGCTGCAACAGGATTGTTCAATGTTTTGAAAGGCGATGAAACAGCACTGAAAACAAACAAGCTTGTGTTGAAGTCACCCCTTTTAGTAAGAGCGTCATCGAAACGATTGAAAGGTTAGCGTATTTTTCAAAACCAACCAGAGCCATGAAAGAAAAAAAGGAAGTTACTATTTATGATATTGCACAGTTGCTGGATCTTTCTACTGCAACCATCAGCCGTGCGCTGAAAGATCATCCGGCGATCAGTAAGGTTACAAAAAAGAAAATTCAGGATGCAGCGAAAGAAATGGGGTACCGTCATAATAACTTTGCCAGTAACCTGCGCAAACAAAAGACAAACACCATCGGTATTATCGTTCATGAATTGAACAGTAACTTCATAACATCTGTATTGGCAGGTATTGAGAAGATCAGTACCGAAGCAGGTTACGACCTGATCATAACACACTCCTCCGAAAGTTTTAAAAAAGAGGCTGCCAATGTACTCAACTTATTTCACAAAAGGGTGGATGGCATTATTGCTTCACTATCTTTTGATACAAAGGGGTTGGATCATTTTCAGCCTTTCTTCGATAAAAATATTCCGGTTATCTTTTTTGACAGGGTGGAAGAAAATTCAGATAACGCCAAAGTGGTGATCGATAACTATAAAAGCGGTTACCAGGCAACGAATCATTTAATTGAGCAGGGTTGTAAAAAGATCGTGATTGTAACAGCCAATCTAAATCGGAACGTTTATTCGCAACGCTTCAAAGGGTATAAAGATGCGTTGTTTGATCACAGTATTCCATTCGACGAAAGTCTTGTGCTTATCAAAGATCTGAGTGAAAAATGCGGTCGTGAAGCTGCTTTACAGATCATGGAAATGCATCCTATGCCGGATGCAGCATTTATCACCAATGATTTTTCGGCTGCTGTATGTATTAAAACATTGAAAGAACATGGCTACCGCATTCCTGAAGATATTGCCATTGTTGGCTTTAATAACGATGCGATCAGCACATTGATTGAACCCCAACTTACCACCATCGACTATCCCGGTATTGATATCGGCGAAATTGCTGCACGTAATTTAATTGCACACCTGAAAGGTGATATCAAGATCACACAGACAAACACCATCATTGTAAAGTCAGAATTAATTATCCGTCAATCCTCGCTTCGTAAAGGATGATGCTGTAATGATTACCAACATGAAGAGATTAAACGTATTGCTGCTGTTATTGATCTGTGGTTCGCTTGTACGGGCTGAGAATGGATATGATCTGTGGTTACGTTATGTGCCCATCAAAAACACATCTCTGCTTGTTCAATACAAAAAACAAATTGCAACACCTGTTGTACTGGGTTCATCAGCAACTGCGGCGGCAGCACGAAAAGAATTGTCAACTGCTTTTACTGGATTAACAAGAAACCGATACATAGTCAATAGTACGATCGCTTCATCAAGTGCATTCATAGCAGGCACTGTACAGTCATCTGCTGTTTTAGCTGCACTAGTTACAAAAGAAGAATTGAATCGCATTGGTGATGAAGGCTTCATCATAAAAGCAAAACCGGGCAAAACATTTATTACCGGCAATACAGATATAGCTGTGCTCTATGGTATTTTTCATTATTTGCGATTATTACAAACTAATCAGCAGGTTAGTAATCTCAATATTGTTTCAGTACCCAAGCTGAAATTACGTATGCTCAACCATTGGGATAATCTTAACCGCACAGTTGAGCGTGGCTATGCAGGATTTTCGATTTGGGATTGGCATCGGCTTCCTACGTTTATCGATCAACGTTATATTGATTATGCAAGAGCGAATGCATCTATCGGCATTAATGCTGTTGCATTAACAAACGTCAATGCAAATTCCATTATCCTTACGCCTGCTTATCTTGAAAAAGTAAAAAAACTGGCGGATGTATTTCGTCCATACGGTATAAAAGTATTTTTAACTGCACGCTTCAGTTCACCAATTGAACTCGGCAGATTGAAAACGGCTGATCCCTTGGACGCAACTGTACAACAATGGTGGACTGCAAAAGCGAATGAGATCTACTCACTCATTCCGGACTTTGGTGGGTTTTTGGTAAAAGCAAACAGCGAAGGACAACCCGGTCCGCAGGATTATAAACGTACCCATGCCGACGGTGCAAATATGTTGGCCGCTGCTGTAGCTCCGCATAAAGGAATTGTGATCTGGCGTGCATTTGTGTATGCAGCAGAAAATCCGGTTGATCGACACAAGCAGGCAAACGATGATTTTGTTCCGCTCGATGGAAAGTTTAATAGCAATGTAATGGTGCAGGTAAAGAATGGTGCCATTGATTTTATGCCACGTGAACCTTTTCATCCGTTGTTTGGTGCCATGCCGAAAACGCCGTTGATGATGGAATTCCAGGTAACACAGGAATATTTAGGGCAGGCAACCAATTGGGTTTTTCTTGCACCTTTATTTAAAGAGGTATTAGACAGCGACACCTATGCAAAAGGAAAAGGAAGCACGGTTGCGAAAGTGATCGATGGCAGTTTAGATGATCATGCACTGAATGGGATGACGGGTGTTGCAAACATCGGTAACGATATTAATTGGACAGGGCATCCAATGGCGCAGGCCAATTGGTATGCATTGGGACGACTGGCATGGGACTACAATACTACCAGTGATGCCATTGCAGATGAATGGCTGCGGATGACGTTTTCCAATGATGCTGCGTTTGTAGCAACAACAAAAAATGTGATGTTACGCAGCAGAGAAATTATGGTTGATTATATGAACCCGATTGGATTGCATCATATCATGGCAACAGGTCATCATTACGGCCCCGGTCCGTGGGTAAGTAATCTCAATCGTCCTGAATGGAATCCTGTTTATTATCACAAAGCAGATAGTGTGGGGATTGGTTTTAATCGCACTGCTACCGGCAGTAATGCAATTGGGCAATATCATCCTGAAGCAAGGAAACATTGGGAAGATATTTCAACAATCGATGAAAAGTATTTGCTTTGGTTTCATCATGCATCATGGACACATAAAATGAAAAGCGGCCGCAGCTTATGGAACGAACTTGTTTACAGATATTATACAGGTGCAGATAGTGTAAAATGGATGAAACAGGAATGGTTGAAACAACAATCAAAAATTGATGAGCAACGTTTCAGAGAAGTAAGCATGTTGCTCGATACGCAACTGGACGAAGCAAAGTGGTGGCGCAACGCATGTTTGCTCTACTTCCAGACCTTCTCCAAACAACCAATTCCTTCGAACTACGAACAGCCCGATAAAACATTAGACTATTATAAAAGTTTACGTTTCCCGTTTGCACCGGGCAACTAAACCCCTATCCCCTAAAGGGGGGATAAGAACTGAATTGTTCTAATAGTCTGACTAAATGAATTAATATTATTGTTTAACAAAACAAATAAAATAAATGAGTATTCAAAGCGCCCCTTTAGGGGATGGGGGTAAAAAAGTAGCGATTGTAACGGGAGGTGGATCAGGATTAGGATTAGCAATTGCGAAAGCATTTACAGCAAACAACGTCAAAACAATTATTGTTGGACGGGATGAAGAAAAATTAAAAGCCGCAAAAGCTGAATTGGGCGAAAATGGTTTTTATAAGACCTGCGACCTGAGTGACCTTTCATCTATTCCTGCTTTGATCGAAAATATTCTTGCTGAGTTTGGACAAATTGATATTCTGGTAAATAATGCAGGCATCAATCAAAAGAAAGTATTTGAAGAAGTAACCGATGAAGAATTTCAACGCATTCTTACAACAAACGTGACAGCTGTATTCAGCATCAGTCGTGAAGTGGTGAAAGATATGTTGAAACGAAAAAGTGGTTGCATCATCAACATCAGTTCAATGGCAGCACAATATGGATTGCCAAAAGTAATTGCATACAGTGCAAGCAAAACAGCGATCGATGGAATGACAAGAGCAATGGCGGTTGAGCTTTCACCAAATGGTATTCGTGTAAACGCAATTGCACCCGGGTTTATTTATAGTGCAATGACAGAAAAAGCATTGAACAGCGATCCCGAACGGAAAGCAAAAGTATTTAACCGCACACCAATGGGCCACATGGGACAACCCGAAGATATTGGTGGAGCAGCTTTATACTTAGCCAGTGATGCAGCAAAATATGTAACAGGTGTTGTGTTGCCGGTTGATGGTGGCAACAGCATTGGTTTCTAAAGTGATGAACGATTGATCTCAACCTGTTCTGTATTGCATGCAGTGCAGAACAGGTTTAATATAGAAAACAGGTATGAAAAAAACGATCTTGCTTGTCGTACTTTCTTGTGTTTGCATGTCATATAGCAATGCACAACTGCTTGCAGAAACTGCAAGCCCTTCGTCCTATGCGTTATCCAACGCTACAATTCTCGTTGATAAGGATGATCATGCTGTTGTAAACAAGTCGGCAC
It encodes the following:
- a CDS encoding alpha-glucuronidase family glycosyl hydrolase; this translates as MKRLNVLLLLLICGSLVRAENGYDLWLRYVPIKNTSLLVQYKKQIATPVVLGSSATAAAARKELSTAFTGLTRNRYIVNSTIASSSAFIAGTVQSSAVLAALVTKEELNRIGDEGFIIKAKPGKTFITGNTDIAVLYGIFHYLRLLQTNQQVSNLNIVSVPKLKLRMLNHWDNLNRTVERGYAGFSIWDWHRLPTFIDQRYIDYARANASIGINAVALTNVNANSIILTPAYLEKVKKLADVFRPYGIKVFLTARFSSPIELGRLKTADPLDATVQQWWTAKANEIYSLIPDFGGFLVKANSEGQPGPQDYKRTHADGANMLAAAVAPHKGIVIWRAFVYAAENPVDRHKQANDDFVPLDGKFNSNVMVQVKNGAIDFMPREPFHPLFGAMPKTPLMMEFQVTQEYLGQATNWVFLAPLFKEVLDSDTYAKGKGSTVAKVIDGSLDDHALNGMTGVANIGNDINWTGHPMAQANWYALGRLAWDYNTTSDAIADEWLRMTFSNDAAFVATTKNVMLRSREIMVDYMNPIGLHHIMATGHHYGPGPWVSNLNRPEWNPVYYHKADSVGIGFNRTATGSNAIGQYHPEARKHWEDISTIDEKYLLWFHHASWTHKMKSGRSLWNELVYRYYTGADSVKWMKQEWLKQQSKIDEQRFREVSMLLDTQLDEAKWWRNACLLYFQTFSKQPIPSNYEQPDKTLDYYKSLRFPFAPGN
- a CDS encoding SDR family NAD(P)-dependent oxidoreductase, with protein sequence MSIQSAPLGDGGKKVAIVTGGGSGLGLAIAKAFTANNVKTIIVGRDEEKLKAAKAELGENGFYKTCDLSDLSSIPALIENILAEFGQIDILVNNAGINQKKVFEEVTDEEFQRILTTNVTAVFSISREVVKDMLKRKSGCIINISSMAAQYGLPKVIAYSASKTAIDGMTRAMAVELSPNGIRVNAIAPGFIYSAMTEKALNSDPERKAKVFNRTPMGHMGQPEDIGGAALYLASDAAKYVTGVVLPVDGGNSIGF
- a CDS encoding LacI family DNA-binding transcriptional regulator, whose amino-acid sequence is MHKDVTIYDLARELNLSPATISRGLKKSNAVNDDTLARILNKAEEMGYRHNNFASSLRNRRTQTIGVIVHRMNSYFMATVVAGIEDVARKEGYHIIITQSLEKKELEKTNAQTLFDKRVDGLLISLAFDTTDLTHLEPFFDKHIPVISFDRPLPSDKSACVVIDNYQAAHNAVTHLIAQGCSRIMHIGGNLLRDVYAERLRGYRQSLEDNNIAYDEHLVFICELNEQDGIDAANYILSLSMRERPDAVFCANDVSAAYCMSRLKEHGIKIPEEIAFVGFNNDALSRVIEPNLTTIDNPGYAIGEAAATGLFNVLKGDETALKTNKLVLKSPLLVRASSKRLKG
- a CDS encoding LacI family DNA-binding transcriptional regulator, producing the protein MKEKKEVTIYDIAQLLDLSTATISRALKDHPAISKVTKKKIQDAAKEMGYRHNNFASNLRKQKTNTIGIIVHELNSNFITSVLAGIEKISTEAGYDLIITHSSESFKKEAANVLNLFHKRVDGIIASLSFDTKGLDHFQPFFDKNIPVIFFDRVEENSDNAKVVIDNYKSGYQATNHLIEQGCKKIVIVTANLNRNVYSQRFKGYKDALFDHSIPFDESLVLIKDLSEKCGREAALQIMEMHPMPDAAFITNDFSAAVCIKTLKEHGYRIPEDIAIVGFNNDAISTLIEPQLTTIDYPGIDIGEIAARNLIAHLKGDIKITQTNTIIVKSELIIRQSSLRKG